The Raphanus sativus cultivar WK10039 chromosome 2, ASM80110v3, whole genome shotgun sequence genome includes a region encoding these proteins:
- the LOC108853204 gene encoding uncharacterized protein LOC108853204, which produces MKRKELQAMCKKHGLPANLKKIEMAYSLTSLLEDGKNMYEDTTDKKAQMVEAVLVQKELAAAEYDGYCQGDLVKVTLSGNQVLIRTDITEAAMELGSEKLSLLVTEAYKHAYAKSVVAEEEENAVGSIKVKKVRFSPESENQVFEFTRSVKKLPRRKVARRWCSSQGGESIVELRRSKRTLSKGMTVTVSDSVSGITEAEDGPCSSLVEVHNVPRRSIRLVNKK; this is translated from the exons ATGAAGAGGAAAGAACTACAAGCCATGTGCAAAAAGCATGGACTCCCTGCAAATCTGAAAAAAATCGAGATGGCTTATAGTCTCACTTCTCTTCTCGAGGATGGAAAG AATATGTATGAGGATACTACTGACAAGAAAGCTCAAATGGTTGAGGCTGTTCTTGTTCAAAAAGAGTTAGCTGC CGCAGAATATGATGGTTATTGCCAAGGCGACCTTGTCAAG GTTACGTTATCAGGTAACCAGGTGCTAATCCGTACTGATATAACTGAGGCAGCAATGGAGTTAGGCTCTGAG AAACTTTCACTGCTGGTGACGGAAGCGTACAAGCATGCATACGCAAAGAGTGTTGTTGCG gaggaggaagagaatgCCGTTGGTAGCATAAAGGTTAAGAAAGTAAGGTTTAGCCCTGAGTCTGAGAACCAAGTCTTCGAATTCACTCGCTCTGTTAAGAAACTTCCTAGGCGTAAGGTTGCTAGAAGGTGGTGTAGTAGCCAAGGTGGTGAAAGTATAGTAGAGCTGAGGCGGTCGAAGCGAACTCTGTCCAAGGGGATGACAGTAACTGTGTCAGACTCAGTAAGTGGGATTACTGAGGCTGAGGATGGACCATGCAGTAGTTTGGTTGAAGTGCATAACGTCCCAAGGCGGTCAATACGACTTGTGAACAAAAAGTAG